The Streptomyces cynarae genome contains a region encoding:
- a CDS encoding LamG-like jellyroll fold domain-containing protein yields MAILVALVFAGAPTAAADSRGPTPGNPTQSALLQAQSTGKPVSIDSLTSETSTTTANPDGSLTTTEYVQPVRVMKNDVWMPVDASLVKNSDGSFSTAATPNGVTLSGGGNGPLVNLTDPAGRSLSLSVPFTLPVPTVNGNTALYSSVLPGVDLEATITEQGGFSDVLIVHDATAATNPEVRRLTLAATTHGLTLTGSADGGMYANAADGTTAYTASAPMMWDSGTTTASPQTAFMRMDDATTTTSPTDGPAPGADVAPVTMTTTSSGLTLTPDSSMLTGSSTNWPVYIDPGVAPSETTNHYFEAQQGCNSSSASSHEYDYPQRFGEGVGYQRYASSNGDCIGAERTFYELNTSNLNSSMHIITAYLNLSETYAEAYSCSHTAPLTLKWTGRISSGMYWDTQPSVVSTIGTQSPSSAYNGAYVSQPTSCGDQSVKFTVTDKIASIAAANDSTWTVGLYGNEDSSSSDIDFMRYSTNPYITTTYDIPPDTPTGEATTPDAQNPSGANCGSSTRGWLGQTTLNGNTSDITLNAKLTSNVSGENVKADYTVWDDETANSSGNPATVSTPSSGYVASGTTVRTNIGTSVQDGHQYGWQVRAYDGTLYSGWSSPCGFIVDLTPPSQAAVTAPSAVFPPSGSNQTPTGYAGQTSSITVTSSDPTPTGCTRGTCLSSGVWRFCYALDVQPAVNCPDYVTATNNSSGTPSASIPLKPTTWGTHTLYVESQDHAGNTQALPATYTFYAPWNPATKVAAGDLNGDGVPDLLGTTKSGELTLLPGNTDPGNSPTVASTASQSPDGKSVWNNYLITHRGSIKQDGIDDLFAYNENSHNLYVYKNDGAVSGGTAGHFTNTADVYGPLARPQCLATADNTANCATYNQTDWSSVTQMIAPGDIYGTGYPDLITIENKQLWLYKGSAQDSSYFGPATGGTASTTPVLLGTGDWSHFTLIAPGTVSNTPTLWARDNNTGTIYTFPLTIDSNSLPPLLTAPSSSVLNSGLTANGGSNLCADDYHSATQNGNKIQVWSCNNSLAQSWTPAADGSIRVLGKCLDVTHSGTANGTLIDLWTCNGTGAQQWTLGSNNSLVNPQSGKCVDDPNSSTTTGTQLQLYTCNGSSAQSWTSSAPSTWYNNRANTLPVTLATSDYPTIASPGNLNGTTAGYPDLYTTTPAGELIEYPGAAPDTNGVATFGSPVTVGYYNSASAAWPLNDGSGTTATDSVGTNNATLNGAAAWTNDSSQGTVLSLDGNTGYAASTSSALQTGTHTDPVDGTTTDNNSFSVSAWVKLNSLANNSTFVSQSDSAGSANAFQLYYSSGAQVWAFNRHNDDTTSTNFTAAYGSKATTGVWTHLVGVYDGPTNTLNLYVNGVLTATKTFGGTPWPATGPVQIGRRLYQGSYGEYANASISNVQLYNTALSSSEVGALDYDQTPYTHLS; encoded by the coding sequence ATGGCGATCCTTGTGGCGTTGGTCTTCGCGGGAGCCCCGACCGCCGCCGCGGACAGCCGCGGTCCCACCCCCGGCAACCCGACCCAAAGTGCCCTCCTGCAAGCCCAGTCGACCGGCAAACCCGTCTCGATCGACTCACTGACCAGCGAGACATCGACCACCACGGCCAATCCGGACGGATCGCTCACAACCACCGAGTACGTCCAGCCGGTGCGAGTGATGAAGAACGACGTCTGGATGCCGGTGGACGCATCACTGGTGAAGAACTCCGACGGTTCGTTCAGTACGGCGGCCACACCCAACGGCGTCACGCTCTCAGGTGGCGGCAACGGGCCTCTCGTCAACCTCACCGACCCGGCGGGGCGCAGCCTCTCGCTCTCCGTGCCGTTCACCTTGCCGGTCCCAACCGTCAACGGGAACACCGCGCTGTACTCATCGGTCCTGCCGGGCGTCGATCTCGAGGCCACCATCACCGAACAGGGCGGCTTCAGCGACGTGCTGATCGTCCACGACGCCACGGCCGCCACCAACCCCGAGGTGCGCCGGCTGACCCTGGCAGCCACCACCCACGGACTCACCCTGACCGGTTCGGCTGACGGCGGGATGTACGCAAACGCGGCGGACGGAACCACCGCCTACACAGCCAGCGCCCCCATGATGTGGGACTCCGGCACCACAACGGCCAGTCCGCAAACCGCGTTTATGCGTATGGACGACGCCACGACCACTACCTCGCCCACCGACGGTCCTGCGCCGGGGGCCGATGTCGCGCCGGTGACCATGACGACCACCAGCAGCGGCCTCACCCTTACCCCCGACTCGTCCATGCTCACCGGTAGTAGCACCAACTGGCCGGTGTACATCGACCCAGGCGTCGCCCCGAGCGAGACCACCAACCACTACTTCGAGGCCCAGCAGGGCTGCAACTCCTCATCGGCCAGCTCTCACGAGTACGACTACCCGCAGCGCTTCGGCGAGGGCGTCGGCTACCAGCGCTACGCCTCCTCCAACGGCGACTGCATCGGAGCCGAGCGCACCTTTTACGAGCTGAACACCAGCAACCTCAACAGCAGCATGCACATCATCACGGCGTACCTCAACCTGAGCGAGACCTACGCCGAGGCCTACAGCTGCTCCCACACCGCACCCCTCACCCTCAAGTGGACCGGGCGCATCTCCTCCGGTATGTACTGGGACACGCAGCCGAGTGTGGTCTCCACCATCGGCACCCAGAGCCCGTCCAGCGCCTACAACGGCGCCTACGTCAGCCAGCCCACCAGCTGCGGCGACCAGAGCGTGAAGTTCACGGTGACTGACAAGATCGCATCCATCGCCGCAGCGAACGACTCCACCTGGACCGTGGGCCTGTACGGCAACGAGGACTCCTCCTCCAGCGACATCGACTTCATGCGCTACTCCACCAACCCGTACATCACCACCACTTACGACATCCCGCCCGACACCCCCACCGGCGAGGCCACCACACCCGACGCGCAAAACCCCTCCGGCGCCAACTGCGGAAGCAGCACACGCGGCTGGCTCGGGCAGACAACGTTGAACGGCAACACCAGCGACATCACGCTCAACGCCAAGCTGACCTCCAACGTCAGCGGCGAAAACGTCAAGGCCGACTACACCGTCTGGGATGACGAAACCGCCAACAGCAGCGGCAACCCGGCCACGGTCTCAACACCGAGCAGCGGCTACGTCGCCTCAGGCACGACAGTGCGCACCAACATCGGAACATCCGTGCAAGACGGCCACCAGTACGGATGGCAGGTCCGCGCCTACGACGGAACCCTATATTCCGGGTGGAGCAGTCCGTGCGGGTTCATCGTCGACCTCACCCCACCCTCCCAGGCCGCGGTGACCGCGCCAAGCGCTGTGTTCCCGCCCTCCGGAAGCAACCAGACACCCACCGGATACGCCGGCCAGACCAGCAGCATCACTGTCACCAGCAGCGACCCCACCCCCACCGGGTGCACCCGCGGCACCTGCCTGTCCAGCGGCGTCTGGCGCTTCTGCTATGCACTCGACGTACAGCCAGCAGTCAACTGCCCCGACTATGTCACCGCGACCAACAACTCCAGCGGCACACCCAGCGCGTCGATCCCGCTCAAACCGACGACGTGGGGCACCCACACCCTCTACGTCGAATCCCAAGACCACGCTGGCAACACTCAGGCGCTACCGGCGACATACACCTTCTACGCCCCCTGGAACCCAGCCACAAAGGTCGCCGCAGGCGACCTCAACGGAGACGGCGTCCCCGACCTGCTCGGCACTACCAAGAGCGGCGAGCTCACCCTCCTGCCGGGCAACACGGACCCAGGCAATTCCCCCACCGTCGCCTCCACCGCTTCCCAGAGCCCTGACGGCAAGAGCGTCTGGAACAACTACCTGATCACCCACCGCGGCAGCATCAAACAGGACGGCATCGACGACCTGTTCGCGTACAACGAGAACAGCCACAACCTGTATGTCTACAAAAACGACGGTGCCGTCTCCGGAGGAACCGCCGGGCACTTCACCAACACCGCGGACGTCTACGGCCCTCTCGCCAGACCTCAGTGCCTCGCCACGGCGGACAACACCGCCAACTGCGCCACCTACAACCAGACTGACTGGTCCTCGGTAACCCAAATGATCGCCCCCGGCGACATCTACGGAACCGGCTACCCCGACCTGATCACGATCGAGAACAAACAACTCTGGCTCTACAAAGGCTCAGCGCAGGACAGCAGCTACTTCGGCCCCGCCACCGGCGGCACCGCCAGCACCACGCCCGTGCTGCTCGGCACCGGCGACTGGTCCCACTTCACACTCATCGCGCCGGGCACCGTCAGCAACACACCAACGCTCTGGGCCCGAGACAACAACACCGGGACGATCTACACCTTCCCCCTCACCATTGACAGCAACAGCTTGCCCCCGTTGCTGACCGCACCCAGCTCATCTGTACTGAACTCCGGCCTGACCGCCAACGGCGGCTCCAACCTGTGTGCGGACGACTACCACTCCGCCACACAGAACGGCAACAAGATCCAGGTCTGGAGCTGCAACAACTCCCTCGCCCAGTCCTGGACCCCCGCCGCAGACGGTTCGATCCGCGTACTCGGCAAGTGCTTGGACGTCACCCACAGCGGCACCGCCAACGGCACCCTGATCGACCTGTGGACCTGCAACGGCACCGGCGCCCAACAGTGGACGCTCGGCTCCAACAACTCGCTGGTCAACCCCCAATCGGGCAAGTGCGTGGACGACCCCAACTCCTCCACCACCACCGGGACCCAGCTGCAGCTGTACACCTGTAACGGCAGCAGCGCCCAAAGCTGGACATCCAGCGCACCAAGCACCTGGTACAACAACCGTGCCAACACACTGCCCGTCACCCTTGCGACCAGCGACTACCCGACCATCGCCTCGCCCGGAAACCTCAACGGAACCACCGCCGGCTACCCCGACCTCTACACGACCACGCCCGCCGGCGAACTCATCGAATACCCCGGCGCCGCCCCCGACACCAATGGCGTGGCCACCTTCGGCTCGCCCGTAACAGTCGGTTACTACAACTCCGCGAGCGCCGCCTGGCCCCTGAACGACGGCAGCGGCACCACCGCAACCGACTCCGTCGGCACCAACAACGCCACCCTCAACGGCGCTGCCGCCTGGACCAACGACTCGAGCCAAGGAACCGTCCTCAGCCTGGACGGCAACACCGGCTACGCCGCAAGTACCTCCAGTGCCCTCCAGACCGGCACACACACCGACCCCGTCGACGGCACGACCACCGACAACAACAGCTTCAGCGTCTCAGCCTGGGTCAAGCTCAACAGCCTGGCCAACAACTCCACCTTCGTCTCCCAGTCCGACAGCGCAGGCAGCGCCAACGCCTTCCAGCTGTACTACTCCTCCGGCGCCCAGGTATGGGCCTTCAACCGCCACAACGACGACACCACAAGCACCAACTTCACTGCCGCCTACGGCTCCAAGGCCACCACCGGCGTATGGACCCACCTCGTCGGCGTCTACGACGGTCCCACCAACACCCTCAACCTCTACGTCAACGGAGTCCTCACCGCGACCAAGACCTTCGGCGGCACACCCTGGCCCGCCACCGGCCCAGTCCAGATCGGCCGCCGCCTCTACCAAGGTTCCTACGGCGAATACGCCAACGCCTCCATCAGCAATGTCCAGCTCTACAACACCGCGCTCTCCTCATCCGAAGTAGGCGCACTCGACTACGACCAGACCCCCTACACACACCTCAGCTGA